CCTACGGAGTTGTTCTGCTCGATGGCAAAGGTATAGCAACGACTCAAATAGCGGGAGACGAGCTCGTAAAAAGAACAACGGATGAAGTTCTCATTAATCTTATCAAAGACCTGTGCGGGGAATTGTCCCAAGTATTGTTCGAAATAGTTTTGGACGAGGGGTTCGAGACTACGGTTGGAATCATACAGCTCGTAAACCGGGACGTAGCGGCTGGCGTTGCCTTCAATCTTGTTCAGTTGGTTGTAATAATCCATGTAGATGCTGCGCATAGTCATGTTGGGGAGTACCATGCGGTAAGCACTCTTCAAGGTGGTCATGCCCAGGTAGAACAGGCTGACAGGATAGAATTCTTTCTCGAAGAACTTCTTTTTGTTGAACTTACTGGACAAGTCGGTAACGTTGTAGGACAGTTCATCGTCTATCACCAGGGCATCGAGCATTTCTTTGGCATTGGTAAGCGAAAGAGTCAGGCGACGAATCCAGTTGATGTCCGTACGCAGGTTCTCATCGATCAGTTCGGACGGAATGCTTCCGGCATTAGCAGCAAATTTCTTAAGGAAATAGGTCAGAATAGTAGAGTTAAAAAGACGCTCACCACTGGGGCTGAAACGATAACCGTCGTAGTTACTCACAATAAGTTGCCAGATTTCCTCGAAACGTTCTTCGCTTGCACCGGGAGTATATTTATCAAGTACATAGCGCAAGTATGTCTTCGTTTCTTCATAGGTGAAACCGAGCATATTGAGGAAAGACGGTTCGAGGGTGAGGATTTCCGCAATGTTGTATCCGCTAGTCAGGTCGTCCATAGTAACCGGCAATACGCCTGTGCAGAAACAAGTGCGGATAGTACCTTCGCCTATGCCTTTTTTAATTACTTTAAAGAAGGTACGAAGAAAACTGTCGCTGGTGGTTACCTTTTCATAAAGCGGATCATTATAAGAAGTAAGCAATTGATTGGTGAAGTTATCATATTCGTCAATCAGGATATAGGCTTTGGGAAGTCCGTACAAACGGATATAGGAAAGAGCTTCCTCAAGCATTTGGGCAGCATTTCCGCGATTGGTAAATTGGAAATCACCAAACAAATCACGATTATGCTCCACCATTATTTCTACAGGGCTGCAATTCAAGGCGTCAAAGTTCTGTGCCAGTCCTTGCATATCATTCGCCATCACCATAGCCGAGAAGTCATAACGAATCACCATATATTGATTATGCTCTTCTGTAGGATGTTCGCCAATCCAAGTGCCGCCGAAGAGTTCTTCAAAACGATTCGCTTTCGTACGGTCGTAGTAGTGAGCCAGCGTAGAGATAAGCAGACTTTTCCCGAAACGGCGGGGACGGAGAAAGACGGGAGCATTATAGTCTTCAAGCTTCGGAATGTAATTTGTCTTATCGACATAATAAAAGCCACGTTCGCGAAGGTCTGCGAAATCTGCCACTGCATAAGGAATCGTTATTCTTGCCATAATCTTTAATATTTTCTTTCGGTAGAGACAAAAGTACTAATAAATTAGTACTATAAACAAATATAGTACAAAAAAGATAGCTAAACACCAAACTCAAATATGGTTATATTCGTAAGTATTTGATAAAAAAGAGAGCAAAACAAGAAAAAATATCAGAGTTATGCACGCATCATGTATAGCCCTATACACGAAGGCTGCACAACTCTATACATGATGCGTGTATAGAGCTATGCAGCCTCTCTGCATAAACCGGGCGGGGTGTTGCTACATCCGGCCAAGAGAACATTTTATTCTGCAGGATCGGGAGCTTCTCCGCTTCCTCCGCCGCTTCCACCAGAGCCGGAGCCGCCTCCCGCATCGGGTTTCTTGCCGACATAGAAAGTAGCGATAGCGGTTCGGGGTGTTTTCAAGAGCGTGCTTCCTGCATACTGAGTAGTGACGGTGAGGGTATATTCGCCATCAGCCAGCCCGGCAGGAACAATGAATGTGAGTTGCGACGGGTTGTTGACGACCAGCATATTGAGGTCGACCGGTGTGGTTTGTTCCTTACTGTCGGAGATAGTGATTCCGACGGAAGAATCCGTACCTGCAATTTTCAACATACGGCCGTTGACCGTGAACGGACGGCCTGCAGTGGCGGTGGCAGGTGAGAATCCGGCAACGTACATCACGTTTTGGCGTTCGCCCAGAATACTGATAGAGGTTTGGGCGATAGCTTCACGCAGTTCTTTGTCTTGGGTGAAAGAAACGTAGACGGAGTTCTTTTCGGGATTCCATCTTCCGCCATCGATAACGCCGCGGAGTTGTGCTACGGCGTGGTAAAGACCGGTGTTGACACTATATCCACTAAGGATGAGATCGCCTACCACACGGTTGTAGAGCTTCACGACGTGCTCGATGGTTTCGGGACGGAGCCCGGTGTCCTCCTTGTGCATCTCGTTGAGGATGTCCTGCAACGAAAGATTACCGGACGATTCGAGCTGACCGATCTTATCGTCTTTGTTGTCGACGGTTACAGTGTTGTCGACTAACCAGATTTTCAATACATTCTTCATTATTCAATTTATTAGTAAAAAAGTTATTTTGTTGTATTCAACTATAAACTACGGACATATTCGACATCAGCCAGTCCGAAATGACTGACAACTGTTTGATTACTCATTCTGATGTACTACTTTATTATCAAAAGAATAAATAATAGCCCCCAGAAAAGCTTTATGGATTCTCGATATGGAGAATTAGCATTTTAGGCTGTTACCAGTCTTTACGGAAATAAGTATTATCACGGTCATTTCCTACAGCACCTGACTGTCGAGGATTTACGGATACTTGAGTTTCAAAATTAGGGTCATACAAAAATAACATATCCTCCATTGGAGCTTTTACAAAATTCTCCATTCCTCTTATATTATCACGTAGATCATAAGCAATATACCCTTTTTTGCTCTCATTAAAAACTTGAATTCCAGGAACGGTGCCACCGGTACCCTCCATATCCATTATAAAGTTGAGATAAGCTTCAGATTCACCATAAGTAGTTAACAAAGATTGAGTAAAATCTTGAGTAAAACACACAAAACGATTCTTTTCTAGCCCGGCAAATGGTTTTCGTCCACAAATCATCCATTCAGCTTCAGGAACTTCAAAATCTGTCCAAAAAGGAATAGAATACTGGTTCACATACCCATTGTAAGCATAATCAATGTATTTGCCAACTTCTATACCACCACATTTTTCTTTGTCAAAGAAGGTTGCTGTCGCTTCCCCCTTATCAGCAACCGTCAACATAGTTTCCTTTGATAATGCCCCACGCAAAGCTTTTATTAATTTTGGATAGGCACTGGTGTTCTTTATTCCATTTGCTCCATATTCATCACTATCATCCCAAAGGTCGATACCATCCAATCCATACAATTCTACTGCGGTTTTCACTTGTGCTACCAAATTATCAATCTCACCATCTGTCAGATGACAAAAGCCTATAGCTGAACTATTTTTCACTGTCAGACAAACTTTCATGCCCATTAACTGCAAGGGGCGGATATACTTATCTGCATTTTTCAATACATGACTTATGTCTGCATTCAAATTCAGTTTACCTCCTGCATCAATAGTAGCTCTTAGTAGATTTACAACATCAAAAAGTTGAGGAAATCGAGTTTTGTCAAAATCCATAAAATTTTCTTCCAACCAATACACAGAACTTACCAAAGGACTCATCTTTTCTGTGTCAACATATCCTATACAAGTATATCCTTTGTCAGAAGTCAAACGATGCTTTCCATTGGTCCAATTGATACGATAAAGTAACGTTTGATATTTGCCATCTTCCTTTATTTTAAGAGGAAGTAAATACTGAGAAGCTCCCAAATTAGAATTTTCTGGAACCGGTAACATCCATCCCTTAAGAATTAAAGTCATCTTACCCGATTGCATAGCTCCGGCAGCAATTGTCAGACTACCACCATTGCCCAATTCATAAGCATTATCCGGTAACAATGTGTAATTCGAGTTGGTATATGCTAATTGGAAAGCTTCCACATCGAAATCTTTATCTACCACCACTGTCAAATTCTTCGTTCCCGTAGCGGCTTCTTTCAGTACAACAGACACTTGGTCTGTTACGACCTCATTCTCTTTATCAGTAACTATAAGGAACACCTGTTGATTATCTTTCTGCAGATCGCTGCACAATCTTGGCGAATCACCTATGACCACTTCTGTCGGTTTATCATGCGAAACATCAGGATTGATTACAGCCGCTTCTTCCTCACAAGAAGAAACGCATAAAGACAGCAAGCCCCAAAGCCATATATATTTTAATATTCGTTTCATATCGTCATTCGTTTTTAGTTTATAACCACTTTGACTTATTTATTCATTATAGGCACTTCCACACCACTGGGCCATAACTCTGCTTCCGTTTTCGGACGTGGCTGTGTATAGGTGTCATTCGTCCAGTATGGAATCATCTTCGCATCATTGTGATGTCCGGTCCGATCTATAATAGTATTTCCAGCGCCTTCGTCAAATTTCCAGTAAGCCTGTAAATCAGATTCGGCTGCCGGGTCATCGATATTATACATATTCTCATAGATTTGCTGTTCGGTACGTGCCACGCTCCATATACGGGCTTCACAAATATCACCGTTTAACTGACGACTTATATCATGAGATTCACCGTACGAACGTCCGAAATAGAAATTAAAGTCACCGCCATTACCATTGTCATTATCCGCCAGTTTATCCCCCAAACTAATGGTTGTTACATCACTCTTGCCGTGTCCTTCTTCCCTGCTTTGCAATTTTCCGTTCACATAGAAAGCAATCACCTGCGTTTTCAAGTCCCACGTCAATGCGATGTGATACCACTCTCCCGCTTGAAGCTGGAGTTTTTTGTCGGCAGTAGGAAATTTGCCCACAGGGGTCTGAACCTGCAACTGCTGACGAGGGAAGCCCGTATCTCCCAAACGTACACACAAATACTGCTCGATACCCATTATGGAGGAAATATTCGTTTCATCATCAAATTGGTTAATCCGTATGATTGCTTCCATTGTAATAGCTGTCAGATTATTCACTACATCTGCGGTAGGGCTTCCCTTATCGAATCCCGGAACGGCGACATACACGTTCTTCAGGTTCATTGCCGTAGTGATGGCACTGGAACGACGCACGAGGTAATACATTGTGCGTGAACCGTTCATGATGCCCACTCCTTCGGCTCCTCCTATAGAAAGAGGGCAAAGATAGGTAGCATCAATCTCCAGTTCATCGAGTTTCAGAAACTTGATGCGTATTTCTTCGGAAGTAGTCTTCCCTGCCGGAATAGTCACCGCGTCTGTCGACAACTGGTAATATGCTTCGGGAAGTGCTTCATAGTGGGTGTCATTCTTTGCATTATAGGTGCTAATCATTGAAGGGTCTACCTTCAGGCTGACCTTCACGTCATTCCCCGACGGATAAGTCAAGTTCACGTTAAAGGCTTTCGTTTGGCTTGTCACTTTACGGTTAAAAGTGAAAGCCTCCGTATTTTTACTGGCTGCTACATTCAAGTATGCCGAATTATCGAACGGTGACTTTTCGCTGTAATCCGTATTATCACAGGCAACCGGCAGAAATAACAAAACTGCGGCTGCAAAGCACTGATAAAGTTTATGTATTCTCATAGCTTCCATCGTTTAGTGAACCGAAGCGGGATTCAAAAATTGAATGCCTCCACGGGTCTGTTTATAAATAATATCAGTATCGTAGTAATCGGCAGAGATATTGTAAATAGCAATGCCTCCCAACGGTGTATCCATATTGAGAGCACCGTAAGCTGCTCCGGCGATAGCATTACGCGTCACTCCGTTATAGTCGGTCAATGTACCGTCAGGAGTGACTGCCAGCAACAGACGCTCCGGGGCGGTCTTGCCATATCCGGTGGCATAGAGTACGGAGGTTTCTATATCATATTCATCGGATGCAGCGGAAATATCGAGCACAAAATAGCTGAAAAGGCTGCGCTGCGCTTCCGGCAACAAAGAAGGAGTACCCTCAAAAACTAACAGACACGGTGTCTGTCCCAAAGCATCCACAAGCGGCTTTAACGCCGAAACATCTACCGCAGCACCTTCCGAACCGAGGGCAATTCCGTCAAATGTCCCTGTACGCACTGCCTCAACTGCAGAAGCAACAGAGGTGTTCAGCTTATCTTCAGCCGTGCAGTCTATATAGTAAAGCACTCTCGTCCCATAATCCTCACGCACCAACTTCATATCCTCCCGATCATATTCGGACAGGCGGCCGGCATTACGCATCGTCACTATATCGATACTGTCCGGCAACGCACGGAGAAAATCCTTCTCACCGGTAGATACTTCCGGAGCATTATCCAACCGGGCATAAACGACTGCGTGTTTCGTAGCCTTATATGCACGGAGATTCTGTGTATATGCTGCATATTCCTGCGGATTCTGTTCCTTAAACCCATTCACCTGACTATCGTGTATTTCCATTTCCGTCCAGTCGTCACAACCGACGGCGGCAACCGACAGAAAAGTAGTCAGCAAGCATAACTTAAAGATTGATTTATATTTCATAATCTCATTGATTTAAAGGTTTGTTCTAGTTTGAGGATTGACTATTCTCGATGGAATGGTCTTTCTTATCCCACCAAAGTTTTGTTCCGGCGGCATCGGGACCATTCAGCATTTGTACAGCTTGATCTATGTACTTCGGATTTCCCGTATATTCATCGGCAGGGAAAGGCAGACGACGGGGACCGATCGTTACATTCACACTATTGTTGGGATCTTTATTCTCCACGGCAGGCAACAACTTCGGATAACCCGTACGACGATGTTCCGCCCATGCTTCCAGCCCCAGCGGGAATATTGCAATCCATTTTTGAGTAATGATACGCTCCAGATTCCGTTCGAAATACTCCGCTCCCGGCTCCCAGGCAATCGTAATGGTGCTTACAGCCGGATGACTATACTTAATATCAGCCCCATCCATCGGATTCACATAATCCAAAGGCTTTTTCTCCGTATCCTTCACATATTGGTCCGCTCCGGTGGCTCCGCCGCGCTCTTCGAATGAAAGGGCAATAGCCTTTTCATACAATGCCTGCGCATCGCCTCCCATATCCCAACCACGCAACGCGCCTTCGGCACGAAGGAAAGTCACCTCTGCCGCATTCATCCAGAGATAAGGGTCGGTGCTGGAAATCACCTGCTTTGAGTAAAGGTTAATCATGTCGTCTTTCTTCTGGGTGAATATGCCGATACGTACACCATAATAGTCGTTCACTTCGACTTTCTCGCCATCCTGATCGACTGTCTGCACGCCTTTGACAAACATCTTATCCAAACGAGGGTCTTCGTAACCTTTCATAACAGAAACCAAATCGGCACTGATACGGTAGTCATTCCAGTTATTAAACAGCAATTCCGAACGGTTCTCCGCTACATGAAGCATGGCGTTGTCCTCATTCGATTCAATCACTCCCGCTTCCACAGCCTCCTGCGCAATACGCTGCGCCTCGGTCGGATTGACATAGCTCATACGCATGGCAATACGAAGTTGCATGGAATGTACGAACTTACGCCATTTGGAAATGTTTCCGTAATACAAGTCTTCCAGTTTGCGGAAAGCCTCGGATGACAGGTCTTTGTTTTCCTCCAACACTTTGTCCGCTTCTTCCAGTTCTTTCAGCATCTGTGTATACACCTGCTCCTGCGAATCGTAAGGGACAGCCAGGTCTTCACCCGAATTATCATTATCCATCATCTTCGAATAAGGAATCGGACCGTAAATGTCCGTCACACGATGCATGATGCACACCCGGAGAATCTTACCGAATGCCAGAGCCACAGGGTCATCCGTCTTGTTCAGCATATCGCGGTACTGCGGGTACATGTCTTTAATCGGATCGGAAAACGGGGATTTGAGCCATCCCTGTTCGGGATTGAATGTGGAGAATTTCATCACCCAAGTGTCTACGATTCCTTCCAGATAGCCACCATAAGCTCCTCCCGCCATGGCATCCATAAACTGGTAAAGGTGCTCACGTGTAGGAACCACCAGTCCCTGCATCCCTTTGAGCGTAGCACCCACAATGTGATTCTCACGCTGCATTTCTTCTCCGTCCGCCTCATACATGCTCCGGTTAATATCACTGTCGAAACAACCGCCCAAGGGAAACAGAAATAATGAAAGGATCATTATCAGAAGAATGTTATATTTTCGTTTCATGTCCATCATAGTATTTAGAAGTTAATCTTTATGTTGAATCCTATATTCCGGGAACTCGGCATCATGAAGTAGTCGATTCCCTGATAATAGTTGTTCGTAGTAGCTACTGCTTCAGGATCGAAAGGAGCTTTACAGTAGATCATCCAGAGATTCCTGCCCACAAGGGATACATTGATATCACAGACATTGCCCAGCCAGCGGCGCGGAACGGTGTAACCGATATGTGCCTCCTGCAGACGCAGGTTGGTGGCACTATAAGTATAGTAGGTAGGCAATCCGCTCTGCGACGCTACCACTTCATAGAAACTTTGCGGGTTCACGCGGCTACGGCCATTCACCCATACTCCTCCGGCATCACGCGCGGCGGCAGACGTCTCTGATACTCCATAGAGATCGAGGTAGGCCTGTGTTGCCGAATAAACGATTCCTCCCAAACGGGCTGTCAGCAAGAAACCGGCATTAATGCCTTTATAAGAAAAACTATTATTCCAGGCAAGATTTGCTTTAGGCAGTACGCTCCCCAACTTTATGTCACCGGCATTGTCGATGGCTGTCACATTGCCGCTATCGTCAATCAGGATATTACCGTTAATATCACGCTTCAAATCGGCATGGGTATAAAGATCGCCCAGCGTGCCGCCTTCCTTCAGGATAAATTTCGCCTTTCCGAATCCGCGGCCTTCATCGGTTTTGAGTTCCAGTTTATCGACATTGTAAGTTTTGCCCGTTTCCGGGTGAACATAATCCTTCACCAGTTCGACGATTTCATTCTTGTTGGCCGAGAAAGTAAAGCTGCTGTCCCAACCGAAATCTCCCCAACGATGCCCATAAGACAACATAGCCTCGAAACCATAGTTGCGTACATAGCCCGTCTGTACATACAGTTTGTCATATCCCGATGATACAGGAAGCCGCGGGTCGAATGTCTGGTTGTAAGTATTGGCGTAATAGAAGGATCCGCTCAGCTTGATATCCTTGAATAAGGTTGCATCCAACCCTATTTCCCATGAATCGGTACGTTCGGGATATAGTTTGCCTATGGGATAATTCGTCTGCGATTTCCAGTCCTGCTTATTGGCATCATACGAATAGGTAGGATAAGTAAGGAAACGGGGGTAAGGATTACCTACAGAACTGAATGATCCGCGTACTTTAAGATAATCCACCCAATCGGGCAGTTCCAACATTTCAGTGATGACTGCCGAAAGTCCCACGGAAGGATAGAAGAAAGAAGCCTGCGGAGAATGTGTCAACTGGGAAGCCCAGTCGTTACGCCCTGTCACGGTGAGGTAGAGCATACTTTTCCACCCTACTTCGGCACTGGCAAAAACAGACTCGGTCGCTTCACGCCAACCCACCTGCGTAGCACGTTTCTTCGCATTGTCAAGGTCGTAGACATTGAACAGATTAGGAATACCCGTCTCGCGTATCGGGCCGGCGTAACCCAATTCCTTACTGGTCACTCCACTATAACTGGCACCAATATTGGCAACAATTGTAAAATCCTGAATACGTTTGTTTATATTCACCAATACATCGGCATAAGTCTGTGAATATTGTCCGTTGTTTACTGTATAATGCCCTTGTGAACTACCGTCAGTCAGCGTGTTGCTACTGCTTGCATAAAGCTTGCCTTCATATTCACTATGAGTATTGTCGATGCGGACACGCCCTGCCACATTCAGCCAGTCAAGAATCTGGTAACTCAAACCTGCCGAAGCCATATAACGTTTCTTATTGTTGAGACGGAGATTACGGTAAGCAATCCAATAAGGATTCTGCATACGAAGGTCACCTTCGCCCTGCGGCCAGAACTGTACACTGATTTTCCGAGCTTCATCCCAACGCTCAAAATTCTTCACGATCGAGAAATCAT
The Bacteroides luhongzhouii DNA segment above includes these coding regions:
- a CDS encoding SusD/RagB family nutrient-binding outer membrane lipoprotein; this translates as MMDMKRKYNILLIMILSLFLFPLGGCFDSDINRSMYEADGEEMQRENHIVGATLKGMQGLVVPTREHLYQFMDAMAGGAYGGYLEGIVDTWVMKFSTFNPEQGWLKSPFSDPIKDMYPQYRDMLNKTDDPVALAFGKILRVCIMHRVTDIYGPIPYSKMMDNDNSGEDLAVPYDSQEQVYTQMLKELEEADKVLEENKDLSSEAFRKLEDLYYGNISKWRKFVHSMQLRIAMRMSYVNPTEAQRIAQEAVEAGVIESNEDNAMLHVAENRSELLFNNWNDYRISADLVSVMKGYEDPRLDKMFVKGVQTVDQDGEKVEVNDYYGVRIGIFTQKKDDMINLYSKQVISSTDPYLWMNAAEVTFLRAEGALRGWDMGGDAQALYEKAIALSFEERGGATGADQYVKDTEKKPLDYVNPMDGADIKYSHPAVSTITIAWEPGAEYFERNLERIITQKWIAIFPLGLEAWAEHRRTGYPKLLPAVENKDPNNSVNVTIGPRRLPFPADEYTGNPKYIDQAVQMLNGPDAAGTKLWWDKKDHSIENSQSSN
- a CDS encoding DUF1735 and LamG domain-containing protein, whose protein sequence is MRIHKLYQCFAAAVLLFLPVACDNTDYSEKSPFDNSAYLNVAASKNTEAFTFNRKVTSQTKAFNVNLTYPSGNDVKVSLKVDPSMISTYNAKNDTHYEALPEAYYQLSTDAVTIPAGKTTSEEIRIKFLKLDELEIDATYLCPLSIGGAEGVGIMNGSRTMYYLVRRSSAITTAMNLKNVYVAVPGFDKGSPTADVVNNLTAITMEAIIRINQFDDETNISSIMGIEQYLCVRLGDTGFPRQQLQVQTPVGKFPTADKKLQLQAGEWYHIALTWDLKTQVIAFYVNGKLQSREEGHGKSDVTTISLGDKLADNDNGNGGDFNFYFGRSYGESHDISRQLNGDICEARIWSVARTEQQIYENMYNIDDPAAESDLQAYWKFDEGAGNTIIDRTGHHNDAKMIPYWTNDTYTQPRPKTEAELWPSGVEVPIMNK
- a CDS encoding ATP-binding protein — protein: MARITIPYAVADFADLRERGFYYVDKTNYIPKLEDYNAPVFLRPRRFGKSLLISTLAHYYDRTKANRFEELFGGTWIGEHPTEEHNQYMVIRYDFSAMVMANDMQGLAQNFDALNCSPVEIMVEHNRDLFGDFQFTNRGNAAQMLEEALSYIRLYGLPKAYILIDEYDNFTNQLLTSYNDPLYEKVTTSDSFLRTFFKVIKKGIGEGTIRTCFCTGVLPVTMDDLTSGYNIAEILTLEPSFLNMLGFTYEETKTYLRYVLDKYTPGASEERFEEIWQLIVSNYDGYRFSPSGERLFNSTILTYFLKKFAANAGSIPSELIDENLRTDINWIRRLTLSLTNAKEMLDALVIDDELSYNVTDLSSKFNKKKFFEKEFYPVSLFYLGMTTLKSAYRMVLPNMTMRSIYMDYYNQLNKIEGNASRYVPVYELYDSNRSLEPLVQNYFEQYLGQFPAQVFDKINENFIRCSFYELVSRYLSRCYTFAIEQNNSVGRSDFEMTGIPGTDYYTDDRVVEFKYYHAKDADRMLALTEPLAEHVEQVKGYAEDTKRKFPNYHVRSYVVYICANKGWKCWEV
- a CDS encoding glycoside hydrolase family 18 encodes the protein MKYKSIFKLCLLTTFLSVAAVGCDDWTEMEIHDSQVNGFKEQNPQEYAAYTQNLRAYKATKHAVVYARLDNAPEVSTGEKDFLRALPDSIDIVTMRNAGRLSEYDREDMKLVREDYGTRVLYYIDCTAEDKLNTSVASAVEAVRTGTFDGIALGSEGAAVDVSALKPLVDALGQTPCLLVFEGTPSLLPEAQRSLFSYFVLDISAASDEYDIETSVLYATGYGKTAPERLLLAVTPDGTLTDYNGVTRNAIAGAAYGALNMDTPLGGIAIYNISADYYDTDIIYKQTRGGIQFLNPASVH
- a CDS encoding DNA-binding domain-containing protein, producing MKNVLKIWLVDNTVTVDNKDDKIGQLESSGNLSLQDILNEMHKEDTGLRPETIEHVVKLYNRVVGDLILSGYSVNTGLYHAVAQLRGVIDGGRWNPEKNSVYVSFTQDKELREAIAQTSISILGERQNVMYVAGFSPATATAGRPFTVNGRMLKIAGTDSSVGITISDSKEQTTPVDLNMLVVNNPSQLTFIVPAGLADGEYTLTVTTQYAGSTLLKTPRTAIATFYVGKKPDAGGGSGSGGSGGGSGEAPDPAE
- a CDS encoding BT_3987 domain-containing protein, producing the protein MKRILKYIWLWGLLSLCVSSCEEEAAVINPDVSHDKPTEVVIGDSPRLCSDLQKDNQQVFLIVTDKENEVVTDQVSVVLKEAATGTKNLTVVVDKDFDVEAFQLAYTNSNYTLLPDNAYELGNGGSLTIAAGAMQSGKMTLILKGWMLPVPENSNLGASQYLLPLKIKEDGKYQTLLYRINWTNGKHRLTSDKGYTCIGYVDTEKMSPLVSSVYWLEENFMDFDKTRFPQLFDVVNLLRATIDAGGKLNLNADISHVLKNADKYIRPLQLMGMKVCLTVKNSSAIGFCHLTDGEIDNLVAQVKTAVELYGLDGIDLWDDSDEYGANGIKNTSAYPKLIKALRGALSKETMLTVADKGEATATFFDKEKCGGIEVGKYIDYAYNGYVNQYSIPFWTDFEVPEAEWMICGRKPFAGLEKNRFVCFTQDFTQSLLTTYGESEAYLNFIMDMEGTGGTVPGIQVFNESKKGYIAYDLRDNIRGMENFVKAPMEDMLFLYDPNFETQVSVNPRQSGAVGNDRDNTYFRKDW
- a CDS encoding TonB-dependent receptor, which produces MQQIYELIANKQAISRVFMLFLCCLLLSTPTFAQSSNARITIHKKNISVIEALKEVEKQTKLSVGYNESQLKNKPSINLALEKATLESSLKEILRNTGYTYQLKGKYVIIVPQEKQEVEAASAKRITGRVLDDNGEPLIGVNVHVEGTSAGSITDMDGRFTLEAPVGSVLSISYVGYTPQTVKVTGQNTYSVQLASDTKLLSEVVVTALGIKREQKALSYNVQQVKSDELTQIKDANFVNSLNGKVAGVTINTSSSGVGGASRVVMRGTKSIEQSSNALYVIDGIPMYNFGGGGDTEFGSKGATEAIADINPEDIESISVLTGAAAAALYGSNAANGAIVITTKKGQVGKLQVGVSSGIEWLNAFKMPEFQGRYGTGSNGKTGNSNIYSWGPKLNSAAQTGYEPDDFFDTGAVYTNSVTLSTGTDKNQTFFSAAAVNSAGMVPNNRYNRYNFTFRNTTSFLNDKMKLDVSASYILQNDRNMTNQGQYSNPLVSAYLFPRGDDFSIVKNFERWDEARKISVQFWPQGEGDLRMQNPYWIAYRNLRLNNKKRYMASAGLSYQILDWLNVAGRVRIDNTHSEYEGKLYASSSNTLTDGSSQGHYTVNNGQYSQTYADVLVNINKRIQDFTIVANIGASYSGVTSKELGYAGPIRETGIPNLFNVYDLDNAKKRATQVGWREATESVFASAEVGWKSMLYLTVTGRNDWASQLTHSPQASFFYPSVGLSAVITEMLELPDWVDYLKVRGSFSSVGNPYPRFLTYPTYSYDANKQDWKSQTNYPIGKLYPERTDSWEIGLDATLFKDIKLSGSFYYANTYNQTFDPRLPVSSGYDKLYVQTGYVRNYGFEAMLSYGHRWGDFGWDSSFTFSANKNEIVELVKDYVHPETGKTYNVDKLELKTDEGRGFGKAKFILKEGGTLGDLYTHADLKRDINGNILIDDSGNVTAIDNAGDIKLGSVLPKANLAWNNSFSYKGINAGFLLTARLGGIVYSATQAYLDLYGVSETSAAARDAGGVWVNGRSRVNPQSFYEVVASQSGLPTYYTYSATNLRLQEAHIGYTVPRRWLGNVCDINVSLVGRNLWMIYCKAPFDPEAVATTNNYYQGIDYFMMPSSRNIGFNIKINF